ATGCGACTATGAATGTTTTAAACTTTAGCATGGCCCGGAAACTTTAATTTGTTTAAAGTTAGGCATTTTTACTGATAAAGCCTGTTTTGTAATTGATTTACAGAATAGTTTGTATAAAAAAAGGAGCCGATATCGGCTCCTTTTCTAAATTATTTAAGCAATTTATTATATTGTTTTTTTCAGAATCCATGCCTTGTTATTCTCCTTGGCTTTTATAGCTAACAAAAACTTTTTTGCGTCTCTAAAGTTGCTAAAGCTTTTGTACGATACAATGTGTAAGCCACTTTTGTTTTGGCCTATCAATTTTGCTTCTATTCCCTTTTTGTTTAGGATTCTTATATTTTTATTGGCATTTTTCTCTAATCTAAATGCGCCGGATATTACGTGATACTTTAAAGGCTTGTTAACAACAGGAACCGTTAGAACTTCTTTAGTTTCTGCCGGCTTAACAGTTATTTCCTCTTTTTTAGTTTCGGTTTTTACAGGAACATTTACCTCCACATTTGTGTTATTGGGGCTAATGCTAATCTTTGCATTAGTCATATTAGAGATAGAATCGCTATACTGATAATACGAAAGTGCACTTATCGCTATAAAAGGAACTATTACAGCAGCATACCTGACAATTTTTCTGGTATAATTTGTCTTAGGAACTGTTTTAGTTTTGTGTAATTGTTTTAAGTCTCCTATTGATTTATCTCTCTTAATTGATAAAGAAGTAAATTTAGACAGCCCGTATGAGTCTGTTAGATAATTAACACTTTCATCGGCTGTGAATTCTAAGTTTCTGTCTTCATTAAGTCTGAATGATCCAACTTTTTTAATGTCGAATGTATTACTTTGATCAAGTTCATTTTTCCAAAGTACTACAGTTTCGTCAATGATGTCGATTGCATGCGAATATGAAATCTTTTTCGCTTTCATTAAATAATTTGCCAAGAGACCGTCGTTCTTGTCCAGGTGTTTATTGAAAGCAATCTCCTTTGTAGGAGGAAGAAATTTATGTTGGTTGTGAATATTTTTTGCAGATACTCTATTTGCTATAAAACCTCCGAATCCGGGTACTATAACACAATCGTATCTGTATAATAAGTCACTTATGTATTTGTCTAATGCCATAAAAGCAGATCATTACTATTTTATAGTAATCAAAATTACTAAAAAAGACTGTTCAAATTGTTCGTGTAGCCTCTTTCTTATAAACAGGAGGAATTAAGTTATTAACAATTTGTCGGTTTGCGTGGTTTTTAATTTATTTTAATTAAATATTTGTCATTCAATTTAATAAGCTTAAATTTAATCTGGAAACCTTCCGGTGTTTTTTATTGATGAGTAACTTATTAACATTGGAAAAAATCAGGAAGTGTTTTTTTATCCAAATAATTCTGTCTTTTAGATGAGAAAAACATGAGGGATGAAGAAATAAAATATACTATCGCGCTCTTTTTCACTAAGGGTATTGGCTTGCATAGTGCCAAAAAATTAATAAATGCATTCGGAAGTGCGGAGAGTGTTTTTGAAGCCAGAAATTTTGATATTATCAGAGTTTCCGGTATTAGTAGTGGTGTTCTGAAAAATTTCCCAAGTAAAGAGGCCTTGGACAGGGCTGAAGGAGAATTGAGTTTTATAAAACAGAATAATATAAAGTTTTTACGTTTCGATTCGGTAGAATATCCTTTTTTACTAAAACAGCTTTATGACAGCCCTTTGTATATTATGCTTAAAGGTGATGTTGATTTAGGGGCAGATAGATTTATCAGCATTGTAGGTACGCGTAATATGACCAATTATGGACGTAGGTTTTGTGAGGAATTAATTGAAAATATTGCTCCGTATAATCCAACCATTGTCAGTGGTCTTGCATATGGAGTTGATGTTACTGCCCATAAGGCAGCGGTAAAATACAATTTGCAAAACATAGCTGTTGTAGCCCATGGATTGGATCAGATTTATCCCAAAAGTCATTACAATATTGCAAAACAGATACAGGCAAAAGGCGCATTGTTAAGTGAATTTACTTCAGGAGCAATTCCTGACAGAGAAAATTTCCCCCAACGAAATAGAATTATTGCAGGACTAAGCAAAACAACTATAGTTATAGAAGCGGCAAAAAAAGGCGGAGCATTAATTACTGCGGAATTAGCCAACGATTATAACAGGGATGTTTATGCATTGCCCGGAAGGGTTGATG
Above is a genomic segment from Bacteroidota bacterium containing:
- the dprA gene encoding DNA-processing protein DprA, whose protein sequence is MRDEEIKYTIALFFTKGIGLHSAKKLINAFGSAESVFEARNFDIIRVSGISSGVLKNFPSKEALDRAEGELSFIKQNNIKFLRFDSVEYPFLLKQLYDSPLYIMLKGDVDLGADRFISIVGTRNMTNYGRRFCEELIENIAPYNPTIVSGLAYGVDVTAHKAAVKYNLQNIAVVAHGLDQIYPKSHYNIAKQIQAKGALLSEFTSGAIPDRENFPQRNRIIAGLSKTTIVIEAAKKGGALITAELANDYNRDVYALPGRVDDMFSEGCNNLIKDNKAILLNSSSEIIDYLGWDKDSSGTMVQKSLFIETSTEEDLVLQNINGDSVALDDLSFKSEIPVYKLVSILLNLELKGLVRPLPGKIFRLT
- a CDS encoding SPOR domain-containing protein; the protein is MALDKYISDLLYRYDCVIVPGFGGFIANRVSAKNIHNQHKFLPPTKEIAFNKHLDKNDGLLANYLMKAKKISYSHAIDIIDETVVLWKNELDQSNTFDIKKVGSFRLNEDRNLEFTADESVNYLTDSYGLSKFTSLSIKRDKSIGDLKQLHKTKTVPKTNYTRKIVRYAAVIVPFIAISALSYYQYSDSISNMTNAKISISPNNTNVEVNVPVKTETKKEEITVKPAETKEVLTVPVVNKPLKYHVISGAFRLEKNANKNIRILNKKGIEAKLIGQNKSGLHIVSYKSFSNFRDAKKFLLAIKAKENNKAWILKKTI